A section of the Oncorhynchus tshawytscha isolate Ot180627B linkage group LG09, Otsh_v2.0, whole genome shotgun sequence genome encodes:
- the mief1 gene encoding mitochondrial dynamics protein MID51, translated as MAGVNGDRKGKKDDNGMGTAVDFLLSNAKLVLGVGGAAMLGIATLAVKRMYDRAISAPTSPTKMEPSGKRSWEEPSWMGSSPRVLNHDMRSTVSRSLQTLPTSSNSFEPDCMRRAAGRGRSAAGETDLFRARMRLSLQEKLWEFYQERVAIPAEEQATARRAALDICAELRIFLHAKLPDMPLREMYLSGSLYDDLQVVTADHAQLMVPLTLEKNLWSSVPGEDTIMNVPGFWLIRRENLEYFPRGSSYWDRCMVGGYLSPKSVLEVFEKLVAGSINWPAIGSVLDYVIRPVVPSETLTLEVQYETDRLLFVDFLPLLVMEDGASLIAKPHRLAAERHENLWRQSFRVAETARLRALDQEDGGCRCACLKVTKAVCKLNPALARLSASQLTNTILLLSEKEGDWTQEALADRFLQLLRSLVGHLEAGRLPCALVPKVNLFCELTPVEVDELGYTLYCSLSDPEALLRTPQSD; from the exons ATGGCGGGAGTGAACGGTGACCGTAAAGGAAAGAAGGATGACAACGGCATGGGCACGGCCGTTGACTTTTTGCTCTCTAATGCCAAGCTTGTGCTTGGGGTCGGAGGAGCTGCCATGCTTGGCATTGCAACACTAGCAGTCAAAAGA ATGTATGACCGTGCCATAAGTGCTCCGACCAGCCCTACTAAGATGGAACCATCAGGGAAAAGGAGTTGGGAAGAACCAAGCTGGATGGGCTCGTCACCACGGGTACTTAACCACGACATGAGGTCAACAGTGAGCAGGTCACTGCAGACTCTACCCACCTCCTCCAACTCGTTTGAACCAG ACTGCATGCGGAGGGCGGCGGGGCGGGGACGCAGCGCTGCAGGGGAGACCGACCTCTTCCGGGCCAGGATGCGCCTCTCCTTACAGGAGAAACTGTGGGAGTTCTACCAGGAGCGTGTGGCCATCCCCGCTGAGGAGCAGGCCACAGCCCGCCGGGCTGCCCTGGACATCTGCGCAGAGCTGAGGATCTTCCTGCACGCCAAGTTGCCCGACATGCCTCTCCGAGAGATGTACCTCAGCGGCAGCCTCTACGATGACCTGCAG GTGGTGACAGCGGATCACGCTCAGCTCATGGTCCCTCTGACCTTGGAGAAGAACCTGTGGTCGTCAGTCCCCGGGGAGGACACCATCATGAACGTTCCAGGCTTCTGGCTGATTCGCAGGGAGAACCTGGAATACTTCCcccgaggcagcagctactggGACCGCTGCATGGTAGGTGGCTACCTCTCCCCCAAGTCTGTCCTGGAGGTGTTCGAGAAGCTGGTGGCGGGCTCCATCAACTGGCCGGCCATCGGCAGCGTTCTGGACTACGTGATCCGGCCGGTGGTTCCCTCGGAGACGCTCACCCTGGAGGTCCAGTACGAGACAGACCGCCTTCTTTTCGTGGACTTCCTGCCTCTGCTGGTGATGGAAGATGGCGCCTCGCTCATCGCCAAGCCACACAGGCTGGCTGCGGAGCGCCATGAAAACCTGTGGCGACAGAGCTTCCGTGTGGCGGAGACTGCGCGCCTGCGGGCTCTGGACCAAGAGGACGGGGGCTGCCGCTGTGCCTGCCTCAAGGTGACTAAAGCCGTGTGCAAGCTAAACCCGGCCCTAGCGCGCCTGTCGGCCAGTCAGCTGACCAACACCATACTGCTATTGAGCGAGAAGGAGGGCGACTGGACCCAGGAGGCGCTGGCTGACCGCTTCCTGCAGTTGCTCCGCTCTCTAGTGGGACACCTAGAGGCTGGGAGGCTCCCCTGCGCCCTGGTCCCCAAAGTCAACCTGTTCTGTGAGCTGACGCCAGTGGAGGTGGATGAGCTAGGATACACCCTCTACTGTTCCCTCTCTGACCCAGAGGCACTCCTAAGGACTCCGCAGTCTGACTAA
- the LOC112258486 gene encoding 3-mercaptopyruvate sulfurtransferase gives MAVQTQELVSAKWLADAIKSNLIGPNLRILDTSWHVPILKRDANAEFNQQHIPGTSFFDIDKCSDKTSSMDHMLPTANYFAEYVGGLGIGNDTHVVVYDTSDFGSFSAPRVWWMFRLFGHNSVSVLDGGMKNWLAEGHPVTAEYTKPGRADFKATANQSWVKSYDDVLKNIETKQVQVIDTRPAGMFRGTEPELRDDIEPGHIPGTINMPFTKFMDASGKELELEVLAKMFREAGVDLEKPFWVTCGSGVTACHVVLAAHLLGHSGSVSVYDGSWYEWFKMAAPEHVISEGKGKQV, from the exons ATGGCGGTGCAAACCCAGGAGCTTGTTTCAGCCAAATGGCTTGCAGATGCGATAAAGAGCAACCTTATTGGACCGAATCTTCGAATTCTGGATACATCCTGGCATGTACCGATATTAAAACGCGATGCAAATGCGGAATTTAACCAACAGCACATACCTGGAACTTCGTTCTTTGATATTGACAAATGCTCTGACAAAACTTCCTCGATGGACCATATGCTCCCAACTGCAAACTACTTTGCAGAGTATGTGGGGGGTTTAGGTATAGGAAACGATACACATGTAGTAGTGTACGATACCAGCGATTTTGGGTCATTCAGCGCACCCCGAGTGTGGTGGATGTTCCGATTATTTGGGCACAATTCTGTATCAGTCCTGGACGGGGGTATGAAGAATTGGCTGGCCGAGGGGCATCCTGTCACTGCAGAATACACCAAGCCAGGACGTGCGGACTTCAAGGCGACTGCCAATCAATCATGGGTCAAGTCATATGATGATGTGCTGAAAAACATTGAGACCAAACAGGTGCAAGTTATTGACACAAGACCCGCCGGCATGTTCCGGGGAACTGAACCAGAACTAAGAGATG acattgaGCCTGGCCACATTCCTGGTACTATCAACATGCCATTTACCAAGTTCATGGATGCCTCAGGCAAGGAGTTGGAGCTTGAAGTGCTGGCAAAAATGTTCCGAGAGGCAGGGGTGGACTTGGAGAAACCTTTCTGGGTAACCTGTGGGTCAGGGGTCACTGCATGCCACGTGGTTCTGGCTGCTCACCTGCTGGGACATTCAGGGTCAGTGTCTGTGTATGACGGGTCATGGTATGAATGGTTCAAAATGGCTGCCCCAGAGCATGTCATCTCTGAGGGAAAGGGGAAGCAAGTGTGA
- the LOC112258485 gene encoding uncharacterized protein LOC112258485, with the protein MALLDYPIPELDVTLQEAGRVLQLTLSPELYPQFKNTLSQQREVLQEAQKCLAAAASGRENWVTEQFKSRLLSCTDPLPTSTAIPAVLPPSRARKECAQLERAAALLWAVAKMYSEPSLVEGEGQTERTQQSEVFAASRIPGKTQDEIKVYQDCLHAIVICARGVFSVNILQHPSPGGPMSPLPFPDIYSQVVHVMSQHRAAKNNKPSAICGLSALQRQAWSAVREEILRAGGAAAASLGLMESAVVALSLEDCNAPADLADTLNAVRLGGGDGPCLRYYDKVVNLVVFKDSTAGMVFEHSALDGMVAGLVAETVWYLSESLNVDLVQANTGNNGSAYLNKADSSSPSPLAFPLQGITKTDPPKSYPKAIHPIITFEVLSYPDVFATLRGHRGLYDAWINFSLQLSLRQTLGESAASHILVTPTHMRHYKHGRCDPTYSLTMQSYQLISALESCIGPDNNPRYTNELLRLFHVAFLEHKNLIKATKSGHGVGPHLAALRWSMSPDNPLKKFLDPFGCPSVYLTGKDLMEGVELAVGNVYAKDQLAVTYLGRRDRVRIVLNGKGTFSTVLEKLQDSLKVNLKLVMLLAVRYSIAGQMGAMECLLQEEQAGRRNGSSQGGIHKCISPAGQKQGLTMSKSTLPSNSASSMSPDFTLVIHGGAGEEIMLNTKVVGVIEFALQTALTLGSQVLQQGGSSLDAVQRSVQALEDCFLFNAGKGSVFNKDGKNEMEATIVDGNGMNSGSVACVQSVKNPVKAARQVMEKSVHSLLVGEGAEEFLQGLEESEKPMRAEYFQTDVRRRELTAKLSTGNASKNNHPQKVGAVALDRWCRLAAATSTGGLVGKWKGQVGDTAVVGAGIFADDKLAVTCSGDGDVFLRHTVAQKVASLYHHKGYSLRAACREVMSENLKGSCAGIIAVDAKGNAVVETNVGVLFVASMVGGIARVEVLRPMKSYFNVIWETDKLVAHLHSNPWTPGATILTQKTLSGPSSIFQLVEPDFLALLQGARAVSNLLCERLGVQRCALVFNPHPEQPAHIRVLPLHGLESNWRSQPTGEEDFQPYDPGYCTSKSGPRWEDADLDQVQAKIRDKLPTPNAPSCYDFLGDPSHNGLFCRIVRGEEQQWRVWEDSDHVAFLTPYPNTPGLTVLVPRKPLSSNIFRLEETDYTSLILATRKVAGLLEEGMHARGVALIFEGFKIDYAHVKLIPLVPPRGDKPAEVFPEYFQSYPGYVSSVDGPPASPETLKEIHTKITLCRPPRSWEDPQSHSMLAIKSQWYRNLFQIQNTLFHNTVEYFNNTCQYAYALTPLTTDTISSPMGLGSDSEPVYINLLGQDVYLADSMQFVLEYFLRFQENLPGTYYVSPSFRGEDPDATHLNQFYHVECELLGDMDTAMHIAEGYVAHLTNAMLKKHSNIILNSAGTLSHVKDLLEKLEGGTPLPRVTLDKAIPMMPSPECWEWVQDGQPQFGRKLTRKGERVLIEKYGGAVWLTEMDHLGVAFYQAYVEGSGRRKAKASDLLLGLGETLGLGERHSSPEMVQEALRHHAVPEESYKWYINMRQVIPLLTSGWGMGTERYLCWLLQHNDIRDIHIIPRMKARKYMP; encoded by the exons ATGGCACTTCTCGATTACCCTATTCCAGAGCTAGATGTCACCTTACAAGAGGCAGGCCGTGTGCTCCAGCTCACCCTGAGCCCCGAGCTCTACCCTCAATTCAAAAATACCCTTAGCCAACAGAGGGAGGTCCTGCAGGAGGCCCAAAAGTGCTTGGCGGCTGCCGCCTCTGGCCGAGAGAACTGGGTGACAGAGCAATTCAAGAGCCGGCTGCTTTCATGTACCGACCCCCTGCCCACCTCGACAGCCATCCCCGCTGTCTTGCCCCCCTCCAGAGCCAGGAAGGAGTGTGCCCAACTGGAGAgggctgctgctctgctctgggctGTGGCCAAGATGTATAGTGAGCCTTCGCTGGTAGAGGGTGAGGGGCAAACTGAGCGCACACAGCAATCAGAGGTGTTTGCTGCCAGCCGCATTCCTGGGAAGACCCAAGATGAGATTAAA GTATACCAAGACTGCCTCCATGCCATCGTAATCTGTGCTAGAGGGGTATTTTCAGTCAACATACTGCAGCATCCCAGCCCAGGCGGACCTATGTCCCCTCTACCGTTCCCTGACATCTACAGCCAAGTGGTTCATGTGATGAGCCAACATAGAGCTGCCAAGAACAACAAGCCCTCTGCCATCTGCGGCCTCTCTGCCCTGCAGAGGCAAGCCTGGAGTGCTGTGAGGGAGGAGATCCTGAGAGCAGGTGGGGCAGCGGCCGCCTCACTGGGGTTGATGGAGAGTGCTGTGGTggctctctccctggaagactGCAATGCACCAGCTGATCTGGCAGACACCCTTAATGCTGtcagactgggaggaggagatgggccCTGTCTGAGATACTATGACAAG GTGGTGAACCTGGTGGTATTCAAAGACAGCACAGCAGGGATGGTGTTTGAGCACAGTGCACTGGATGGAATGGTGGCTGGGTTAGTGGCTGAGACTGTGTGGTATCTCTCTGAGTCGCTTAATGTAGACCTAGTCCAGGCCAACACAGGAAACAATGGGTCAGCCTATCTTAACAAGGCTGATTCCTCCTCCCCAAGCCCCCTAGCATTTCCACTACAGGGTATAACTAAAACAGACCCCCCAAAGTCCTACCCTAAAGCAATTCATCCCATCATCACGTTTGAGGTTCTCTCTTACCCAGATGTCTTTGCTACCCTCCGGGGTCACAGGGGCCTGTACGATGCCTGGATCAACTTTTCCTTGCAGCTCTCCCTGAGGCAGACTCTTGGGGAATCTGCTGCCAGCCACATTCTTGTAACCCCTACCCATATGCGTCACTACAAGCATGGCCGCTGCGATCCGACATACTCCCTCACCATGCAATCCTACCAGCTCATCAGTGCTTTGGAATCCTGCATCGGACCAGACAACAACCCTCGATACACGAACGAACTGCTCCGTCTGTTCCATGTGGCTTTCCTGGAGCACAAAAACCTGATTAAAGCCACTAAAAGTGGACATGGTGTGGGCCCTCACCTAGCAGCCCTACGCTGGTCCATGTCTCCAGACAACCCTCTCAAGAAGTTTCTTGACCCCTTTGGGTGCCCCTCTGTTTACCTTACTGGCAAGGATTTGATGGAGGGAGTGGAGCTTGCTGTAGGGAATGTGTATGCTAAAGACCAACTTGCTGTAACCTACCTGGGGAGGAGAGACCGGGTCCGTATAGTGCTCAATGGTAAAGGCACCTTTTCCACAGTGTTGGAGAAGCTTCAAGATAGCCTGAAAGTAAATCTGAAGCTGGTGATGCTTCTCGCTGTCAGATATTCCATCGCCGGACAAATGGGAGCCATGGAGTGTCTGCTGCAAGAAGAACAAGCAGGAAGAAGGAATGGATCCTCCCAAGGGGGAATTCACAAATGTATCAGTCCAGCAGGCCAAAAACAAGGCCTGACAATGTCTAAGTCAACACTTCCCTCTAACTCTGCCTCCAGCATGAGTCCAGACTTCACTCTGGTGATCCATGGTGGAGCTGGGGAGGAGATTATGCTGAATACAAAGGTGGTAGGCGTCATTGAATTTGCTCTCCAGACAGCTCTGACCCTCGGATCACAAGTGCTACAACAGGGAGGCAGTAGTCTTGACGCAGTGCAGCGGAGTGTGCAAGCTCTTGAAGACTGCTTTCTGTTCAATGCCGGGAAGGGATCTGTTTTCAACAAAGATGGGAAAAATGAGATGGAGGCGACCATAGTAGATGGAAATGGGATGAACTCTGGATCGGTGGCTTGTGTGCAGAGTGTGAAGAACCCTGTGAAAGCAGCAAGACAGGTCATGGAGAAGAGCGTACACTCACTCTTAGTAGGGGAAGGTGCAGAAGAGTTTTTGCAAGGCTTAGAAGAGAGTGAGAAGCCTATGAGGGCGGAGTACTTCCAAACTGATGTCCGTCGCAGAGAGCTGACAGCAAAACTCAGTACTGGCAACGCCTCCAAGAACAACCATCCACAGAAAGTGGGAGCTGTTGCTTTGGATCGATGGTGTAGGTTAGCTGCtgcaacgtccacaggtgggttgGTGGGAAAATGGAAGGGTCAAGTTGGAGACACAGCAGTAGTGGGAGCAGGTATATTTGCTGATGACAAGCTTGCAGTAACCTGCTCTGGTGATGGAGATGTGTTTCTAAGACACACAGTTGCACAAAAAGTGGCCAGTCTCTACCATCATAAAGGCTACAGCCTTAGGGCGGCATGTCGAGAAGTCATGTCTGAGAACTTGAAGGGCAGCTGTGCTGGAATCATTGCTGTAGACGCAAAAGGGAATGCTGTTGTTGAAACCAATGTTGGGGTGTTGTTTGTAGCTTCCATGGTTGGTGGCATTGCACGTGTCGAAGTCCTGAGACCCATGAAGAGTTATTTCAATGTAATCTGGGAGACTGACAAACTAGTTGCTCACCTACACTCCAACCCTTGGACACCAGGTGCCACCATCCTTACCCAAAAGACTCTGAGTGGGCCAAGCAGCATCTTTCAGCTGGTTGAACCAGATTTCTTAGCACTATTGCAAGGCGCACGGGCTGTTTCAAACCTGCTATGCGAACGACTGGGGGTACAGCGTTGCGCCCTAGTATTTAACCCACATCCCGAGCAGCCGGCCCATATCCGAGTGCTACCACTTCATGGTTTGGAATCCAACTGGCGCTCTCAACCTACTGGGGAGGAGGACTTTCAGCCCTATGACCCAGGTTACTGCACCTCAAAGAGTGGCCCACGCTGGGAAGATGCAGATCTGGACCAGGTTCAAGCCAAGATTCGGGACAAGCTGCCAACGCCTAACGCACCATCGTGCTATGACTTCTTAGGAGATCCTTCCCACAATGGACTGTTCTGCCGTATTGTGCGTGGGGAGGAGCAACAGTGGCGGGTGTGGGAAGACAGTGATCATGTGGCTTTCCTCACTCCCTACCCTAATACACCTGGACTCACAGTTCTAGTGCCACGTAAACCACTGTCCAGCAACATTTTCCGTCTGGAAGAGACTGATTACACATCACTGATCCTGGCCACTCGTAAGGTAGCTGGACTGCTGGAGGAAGGAATGCATGCTCGAGGTGTTGCACTCATCTTTGAGGGCTTTAAGATTGATTATGCCCATGTCAAGCTGATCCCTCTGGTTCCTCCACGTGGTGACAAGCCTGCTGAGGTGTTCCCAGAGTACTTCCAAAGCTACCCCGGCTACGTCTCATCTGTCGATGGCCCTCCCGCCAGCCCTGAAACTCTAAAGGAAATCCACACCAAAATCACACTTTGCAGGCCTCCTCGTTCCTGGGAGGATCCACAGAGCCACTCCATGTTAGCCATCAAGAGCCAGTGGTACCGCAATCTCTTTCAAATTCAAAATACCCTCTTCCACAACACAGTGGAGTACTTCAACAACACCTGTCAGTACGCGTACGCCCTGACTCCTCTCACCACTGACACAATCTCCTCTCCGATGGGCCTGGGATCAGACTCCGAGCCCGTTTACATCAACTTGCTGGGGCAGGATGTGTACTTGGCTGACTCCATGCAATTTGTGCTGGAGTATTTCTTGCGATTCCAAGAGAACTTGCCAGGGACATACTACGTATCGCCAAGTTTCCGGGGAGAAGATCCAGATGCCACTCATCTTAACCAGTTCTACCATGTTGAGTGTGAGCTCCTGGGCGACATGGATACTGCCATGCACATAGCTGAGGGATACGTGGCTCATCTCACCAATGCAATGCTGAAGAAACACTCCAACATCATACTGAACTCCGCTGGGACCCTTTCACATGTCAAGGACTTACTGGAGAAGTTGGAGGGAGGAACCCCTCTCCCAAGAGTCACTCTGGACAAGGCCATCCCTATGATGCCCTCGCCAGAGTGCTGGGAGTGGGTACAGGACGGCCAGCCCCAGTTTGGCAGGAAGTTAACCCGCAAAGGAGAACGGGTTTTGATTGAGAAGTACGGAGGCGCTGTTTGGCTGACAGAGATGGACCACCTGGGAGTGGCTTTCTACCAAGCATATGTGGAGGGCTCGGGCAGACGCAAGGCAAAAGCATCGGACCTCCTCTTGGGATTGGGGGAGACTCTGGGTCTTGGGGAGCGTCACTCCAGCCCCGAGATGGTGCAAGAAGCCCTCAGACATCATGCAGTCCCAGAGGAATCCTACAAGTGGTACATCAACATGCGGCAGGTCATTCCTCTACTCACCAGCGGGTGGGGTATGGGCACCGAACGCTACTTGTGTTGGCTGCTTCAGCATAATGACATCAGAGACATACATATTATACCTCGTATGAAGGCCAGGAAATACATGCCTTGA